From Candidatus Hydrogenedentota bacterium:
CGACGCCTTCGCCATCCGCCCGCTTCTTCAACTCGGCCAGATACGATTCGTCCTTGGCCTTGTCCGCGAAGAACTGGTCCACAAACTCGACGCAATCAATATTGAATTGTTCGCGCGCCACGCGGGGAAAATCCAGATTGTCGAATTTGCCTGCGCGAATGGCGCGGTTCAGCGACCACTCGGCCAGCGAGATTTGAAACGGCGGATCTTCCGCGACGGCTTCCGCCGGCATTGCCGACAACAAACCCCGACCCAATCCGCTCAACGTCCCCGCGCTTACCATGAGAAACGACCTCCGCGTCATTGGTAATCCTTTCATTTTTGCCGTGCTCGTGCTCCTGCTCGTGCTCGAAGTCAATTGAGTGCCCGCGCTTTTCGATTGCGATTACGCGCACGAGCACGACACAGGGACAAAGACCCACGCTACGCTTTCACCGTGCCTGTTTCCGAAATGTTCAACCAGCCGATATTCATCTTGCGCAGCGCATAGCCGGTTTCCTTCAGATGATCGCCATAGGACAGCATCCAATGGAAACCGGCCATTTCCTCGGCAAGACGCTCCCAGTCGCCCTCGATGGTCACGTCCACCTGCGAGCGGCAGATGTCAAGGAAGGGGTTTGCGTCAATCTTGCCGCGGAACCCAATCCATCGCTTCGACCGGAAATCCGGATCGATCACTGTAACGGGCTGTCCGATGCGCATATCCACTTTCGGCGCGGCGCCGTAATCGGACTCGTAATGCGTCAGCACCGTGACTTTCTCGGGGCGTTTCCCGTCCATCTTGCTCGGGGCCGTGCAATGCGCGAGCGTGATGACCCCGTCGTGCGGATACGTCGGATCGTTCAGAAAGACCGGCGTCGCCGCGATGTGGTTCAGAAGCACGCCGGACGGAATCACGACGAAATCCGATTCGCAGAACGCCAACAGGCCCTCGTCGTTGATGAGACTCAGCGGCATACAGGCGGTCGTCTCCGACATCGGCATAATCGTGGACATGCACTCGCATATCGTCATCGCCGACGCGCCGTGATCCAACATCAGTTTCCGAAACACCTCCGTCAACAGAAACGCCCGCGCAAACGCGCCCTTGTCCGCGCGCAACGCGACATTCGATTGGGCCAAGTAAGCGGCGGCCTCGGCCTCCGTGCGGGCGACAAGCCCGGCGTCCGCCCGCGCGCTTTCGATGCGTTTCGCGAGGTCCGAATACGGCACGGTGACGATATCCATTTTCCATTGATCCACAGCGATCTTCGGTGCATCCTGTCCGCCCACGCCCCAGCCGCTCGCCGATCCGATGGCCACAATCCGCGAGCCGACCGTGTTCTTGAGCGCATACAATGCGCGGAGCCGCCACAGGATTTCACCGGTCGAGTCCACGATCACGTCGCAGGGCAACAGTCCCGGCTGGCCGAGTTCATCCACCATCTTGCGCAGCAGCCGCGGACTCGCGATTTCGTACCACAGGCTCACGGGACCGTTCCGGTGCCGCACGAACACGAGGTTGTACCGGTTCGGCGAGATGAGCGATTCCATGTCGCCCGTGTCGCCGTTCGCGCCGTAGATCAGCATGACGTCGCATTCGCCCTTGCAGACCTGCGCGCCCTGCCCGGGATCCGCGACCTTCGCGACGGGCAGGATCTTGACGGGGAACTCCGCCTGCGTGGCCAGTTCCGCAAGTTCCTGCGTGATCCGCCCGATTTCCTGTTCCACATCCGCTTCCGTGTGCAGGGCGCCCCATGGCCGCCAGCTCGTCTTTTCGACGCGCCGGTAAATGCGGTACGACAGCACCGGCTGCACGACCAGTTCTTTCTTGCCCGCGACCGGCCTTGGCCGCACCGCCGGCTTTGCGCCTGCGCCTGCCGTCACGCACCCGCTCAACGCGGCCCCGCCCAGCGTGGAGCCGCCTACGGCAGCCAGAAAGGTCCGCCGCGCCATGCCGCGTCCCTGATCGTGTCCACACCCGCAACAGGAATGATGTTCGCTCATGACGATCTCCTCCTCATCGGTTGGCGATGCACGCAGTCTATCCGCGCACCTCCGCCGAATCAAGCGGGTTTGAACCGCGTTCCTGCAATGATAGAATGCACTCAGAGGACAGGAGTCAATATTCCATGAAACCAAACCGAACCATGTCGCGCCGTACCTTGATGAAGACAACCGCGCTGGCCGTTGCGGGCGTTGCCGTCCCACTCGATGCCGTCCATGCGAAAAATGGCCCATCATACAAACGTCTGCCCCGATGGCGCGGGTTCAATCTGCTTGAAAAGTTCATGATGCCGAACAACGCGCGTTTCCTGGAAACCGACTTTGCTTGGATCAAAGAACTCGGCTTCGACTTCGCGCGGTTGCCGATGGATTACCGCTGCTGGACCGATCCGGACGATTGGACCCAGATCAAGGAAGATGTTCTCAAGGAAATTGACGAGGCCGTGGGATTTGGCCGGAAACACGACGTGCATGTCTGCCTCAATTTCCACCGCGCGCCGGGATACACGGTCGCGCAACCCGGCGAGGCCAAGAATCTCTGGAAAGACGGCGAGGCATTGCGCGTCTGTGCGCTTCATTGGTCACGGTTCGCGGAACGCTACGCGGGGATTCCCAACGACGCCCTGAGTTTCAACCTGTTCAACGAACCGGCCATGGTGGCGCCGGACGACCATCGCCGCGTGGTCGCCGCGGTGCTGGAGGGCATCCGCAAACACGATCCGGACCGGCTGGTCATCTGCGACGGACGCGCAGGGGGCCGCATACCGCCCGCCGAACTGAAAGGCCTGAACGTCGCCGCGGCCACACGAGGCTACGAGCCGATGCAGTTGACGCATTACAAGGCCGAGTGGGTGGAGGGCGCGGACAAATATCCGGAACCCGCTTATCCGTTGACACGAGGCAATACGACATGCGATCGCGCGTCGCTTGAAAAGAGCGCCATCAAACCCTGGAAAACCTTTGAGAGTGAAGGATTCGGCGTGATGGTCGGCGAATTCGGCGCCTACAACAAGACGCCGCACAAGGTCGTGCTCGACTGGATGCGCGACTGCCTGAGCCTCTGGCACAAGGCCGGCTGGGGTTTTGCCCTGTGGAATTTCCGGGGCAGTTTCGGCATCCTCGACAGCGCGCGCGCCGATGTCGTCTATGAAGACTGGCGCGGACACAAGATGGATCGCGCCATGCTCGAACTGCTTGGAGAATTCGACGGCAAGCAATGAGGCGCCGGAATCGTTTGCTTGGGCGGCGATGCGCGCGATAGACTACGGACACGGGACCCAGCATGACGGCGGGGTGGCGTTTTGTGGCTTGAAGCAGCCCCAAGCCGTCTTTTGGGACAAAGGACGGGTA
This genomic window contains:
- a CDS encoding sugar isomerase, giving the protein MSEHHSCCGCGHDQGRGMARRTFLAAVGGSTLGGAALSGCVTAGAGAKPAVRPRPVAGKKELVVQPVLSYRIYRRVEKTSWRPWGALHTEADVEQEIGRITQELAELATQAEFPVKILPVAKVADPGQGAQVCKGECDVMLIYGANGDTGDMESLISPNRYNLVFVRHRNGPVSLWYEIASPRLLRKMVDELGQPGLLPCDVIVDSTGEILWRLRALYALKNTVGSRIVAIGSASGWGVGGQDAPKIAVDQWKMDIVTVPYSDLAKRIESARADAGLVARTEAEAAAYLAQSNVALRADKGAFARAFLLTEVFRKLMLDHGASAMTICECMSTIMPMSETTACMPLSLINDEGLLAFCESDFVVIPSGVLLNHIAATPVFLNDPTYPHDGVITLAHCTAPSKMDGKRPEKVTVLTHYESDYGAAPKVDMRIGQPVTVIDPDFRSKRWIGFRGKIDANPFLDICRSQVDVTIEGDWERLAEEMAGFHWMLSYGDHLKETGYALRKMNIGWLNISETGTVKA
- a CDS encoding cellulase family glycosylhydrolase, with the protein product MKPNRTMSRRTLMKTTALAVAGVAVPLDAVHAKNGPSYKRLPRWRGFNLLEKFMMPNNARFLETDFAWIKELGFDFARLPMDYRCWTDPDDWTQIKEDVLKEIDEAVGFGRKHDVHVCLNFHRAPGYTVAQPGEAKNLWKDGEALRVCALHWSRFAERYAGIPNDALSFNLFNEPAMVAPDDHRRVVAAVLEGIRKHDPDRLVICDGRAGGRIPPAELKGLNVAAATRGYEPMQLTHYKAEWVEGADKYPEPAYPLTRGNTTCDRASLEKSAIKPWKTFESEGFGVMVGEFGAYNKTPHKVVLDWMRDCLSLWHKAGWGFALWNFRGSFGILDSARADVVYEDWRGHKMDRAMLELLGEFDGKQ